In one Mucilaginibacter ginsenosidivorax genomic region, the following are encoded:
- a CDS encoding DoxX family protein, with the protein MRFVKKVSLFILVVGYAFAGINHFLNPESYIHIIPRYIPFPVLMNIIAGVAEISFALMLIRPKTRPWAIYGIILMLAAFLPVHIQMLIDAPFKLANITVTPLIAWVRLILQPALMLWVWWHRKN; encoded by the coding sequence ATGCGTTTTGTAAAAAAGGTTAGCCTGTTCATATTGGTGGTTGGTTATGCATTTGCGGGCATAAATCATTTCCTTAATCCCGAATCCTACATCCATATCATTCCGCGTTATATACCCTTCCCGGTTTTAATGAATATTATTGCCGGGGTAGCAGAAATATCATTCGCGCTCATGCTGATACGGCCCAAAACAAGGCCCTGGGCCATATATGGAATTATATTGATGCTGGCCGCGTTTTTACCGGTTCATATCCAGATGCTTATTGATGCGCCTTTTAAATTAGCTAACATAACCGTAACACCACTTATTGCCTGGGTACGCTTAATTTTACAACCGGCATTGATGCTGTGGGTATGGTGGCACCGCAAAAATTAA
- a CDS encoding carbon-nitrogen hydrolase family protein, whose protein sequence is MDLQSVEMRNLEVHDYQELKKSMKSAYMDMDEDYWDANSIKKLIKIFPEGQICVTVNDVVVGCALAIIVDYQKFGDNHTYKQITGDSTFKTHTDKGDVLYGIDVFIHPNYRGLRLARRLYDARKALCEKLNLKSIIAGGRIPNYQKFQNDLTPRQYIDKVKYKEIYDPTLSFQLANDFHVRKVLRNYLPEDSRSKGFATLIEWNNVYYEEISNAINQKTVVRIGLVQWQMRPYNNISELLKHAEYFVDAVSDYQADFILFPELFGTPLMADYNHMDSAKAMRELAKYTQPIIEEFSKLAVSYNVNIIAGSMPTIFEDSLYNVSYLFRRNGSMEEVYKIHPTPSEISSWGIRGGDEVRVFETDAGKIGILICYDVEFPELSRILASQDMQILFVPFLTDTQNGYNRVKFCSQARAVENECYVAIAGCVGNLPNVNNMGISYAQSAVFTPSDFGFPTNGIQSEATPNSEMIVIADVDLSLLDELHEYGSVQNLKDRRTDLYNITFNGKKV, encoded by the coding sequence ATGGATTTGCAAAGTGTTGAAATGCGTAACCTGGAAGTACACGATTACCAGGAATTGAAAAAGTCGATGAAATCGGCATACATGGATATGGACGAGGATTATTGGGACGCTAACTCCATTAAAAAGCTCATCAAAATATTCCCCGAAGGGCAAATTTGTGTAACCGTGAACGATGTGGTGGTAGGGTGCGCGTTAGCTATTATTGTCGATTATCAAAAATTTGGCGATAACCATACCTACAAACAAATTACCGGCGATAGTACGTTTAAAACCCATACCGATAAGGGCGATGTATTATACGGTATAGATGTATTTATCCACCCAAACTACCGCGGCCTGCGCCTGGCCCGCCGCCTTTATGATGCCCGCAAGGCCCTGTGCGAAAAGCTGAACCTGAAAAGCATTATTGCAGGTGGCCGCATACCCAATTATCAAAAATTCCAAAACGATCTTACCCCACGCCAGTATATTGATAAGGTAAAGTATAAAGAGATATATGACCCTACCCTATCCTTCCAGCTGGCTAATGATTTTCACGTGCGCAAAGTGCTGCGCAATTACCTGCCCGAGGATAGCCGCAGCAAGGGCTTTGCTACCCTGATAGAATGGAACAATGTATATTACGAGGAAATCAGCAACGCTATTAATCAAAAAACGGTAGTGCGCATTGGCCTGGTACAGTGGCAGATGCGTCCGTACAACAACATTAGTGAACTGTTAAAACATGCCGAATACTTTGTAGATGCGGTAAGCGATTACCAGGCAGATTTCATATTGTTCCCCGAGTTATTTGGTACTCCTTTAATGGCCGATTACAACCACATGGACAGTGCCAAAGCCATGCGCGAGCTGGCCAAATATACCCAGCCCATCATCGAAGAATTTTCAAAACTGGCGGTATCATACAATGTAAACATCATAGCAGGCAGCATGCCTACCATTTTTGAAGATTCGTTATACAATGTATCCTACCTGTTCAGGCGCAATGGCAGTATGGAAGAGGTTTACAAAATTCACCCTACCCCATCCGAGATCAGTTCGTGGGGTATTCGTGGCGGCGATGAGGTTAGGGTATTTGAAACCGACGCCGGCAAAATAGGCATCCTGATTTGTTACGATGTGGAGTTCCCGGAGTTATCGCGGATACTGGCCAGCCAGGACATGCAGATCCTGTTTGTACCATTTTTAACCGATACCCAAAACGGCTACAACCGGGTTAAGTTTTGCTCGCAGGCACGCGCGGTTGAGAACGAATGTTATGTAGCTATAGCGGGCTGTGTGGGCAACCTGCCCAATGTAAATAACATGGGCATCAGCTACGCGCAGTCGGCAGTGTTTACGCCGTCGGATTTTGGCTTCCCCACCAACGGCATTCAATCTGAAGCCACGCCGAACAGCGAAATGATTGTAATAGCCGACGTGGACCTTTCACTGCTGGATGAACTGCATGAGTACGGCAGCGTACAAAATTTGAAAGACCGCAGGACCGATTTGTATAATATTACTTTTAACGGGAAAAAAGTGTAG